A single genomic interval of Terriglobus albidus harbors:
- the hutH gene encoding histidine ammonia-lyase: MVHLDGAGLTIDDVIAVAERAEPVRVSAAAIERMNISRARVEDALGGSKPVYALNTGVGLLANIRLAESEIEAMQVNLIRSHCCGVGAPLSVPVVRGMMLIRANVLAKGLSGIRPIVGERICDLLNHKITPVIPSRGSVGASGDLAPLAHIALVLLGEGQAEYQGEVLPGGVCLERAGLKPVTLMGKEGISLLNGTQAMLSMGCLQLRELESLFYSAQTTAALTMEALRGIAAALDSRLHAARPHPGQMLSAAHLARLLKGSSIPRMHGEGSRIQGSRIQGSRIQGSRIQDAYCLRCIPQVHGAVWDTLAEARRVFEIELNSATDNPLVFEDAIVSGGNFHGAPLALALDYLAIALCQLAGISERRTERLLNPGLNEGLPAFLASTPGIESGLMMAQVTAAALVAELRVLASPASTGSIPTSGNQEDFVSMGMTSALKLEQAVTLARMVVAIELLAATRALDLRGDTSTPALEEARARFRARIPAWREDCVLSVRMEEASSFLADDALHHVESVESVEAM; the protein is encoded by the coding sequence ATGGTTCACCTGGATGGTGCTGGCCTCACGATTGACGATGTCATTGCGGTAGCCGAAAGGGCAGAGCCGGTGCGGGTCTCTGCTGCTGCCATTGAAAGGATGAACATTTCGCGTGCGAGAGTTGAGGACGCATTAGGCGGGTCGAAGCCTGTGTATGCACTCAATACGGGTGTGGGCCTGCTGGCAAATATTCGCCTCGCCGAGTCCGAGATCGAAGCAATGCAGGTCAACCTGATTCGTTCGCACTGTTGCGGCGTGGGTGCTCCTCTGTCTGTGCCCGTCGTGCGGGGCATGATGCTGATTCGGGCCAACGTTCTGGCGAAGGGGCTTTCCGGTATACGGCCCATCGTTGGTGAGCGTATTTGCGATCTGCTCAACCATAAGATCACTCCGGTGATCCCATCGCGAGGCAGCGTGGGCGCGAGCGGAGATCTGGCTCCCCTTGCTCATATAGCACTCGTACTGCTAGGCGAGGGCCAGGCGGAGTATCAGGGTGAAGTGCTGCCTGGTGGAGTTTGCCTGGAGCGCGCCGGGTTGAAGCCTGTAACCCTTATGGGCAAAGAGGGTATATCGCTTTTGAATGGTACGCAGGCAATGCTTTCTATGGGCTGCTTGCAGCTACGTGAACTTGAAAGCCTGTTCTATTCTGCCCAGACTACCGCAGCATTGACCATGGAAGCACTTCGTGGAATTGCAGCCGCACTCGACTCGCGTTTGCATGCGGCGCGGCCTCATCCGGGGCAGATGTTGAGTGCGGCCCATCTTGCCCGTCTGCTAAAGGGGAGTTCGATCCCGAGGATGCATGGAGAGGGCAGTCGCATCCAGGGTAGTCGCATCCAGGGCAGTCGCATTCAGGGCAGTCGCATTCAGGACGCATATTGTCTCCGTTGCATCCCCCAGGTACACGGCGCCGTCTGGGATACGTTGGCGGAGGCTCGCAGGGTCTTCGAGATTGAACTGAACAGTGCCACGGACAATCCACTGGTATTCGAGGATGCGATTGTCTCTGGTGGAAACTTTCACGGCGCTCCGCTGGCGCTCGCCCTGGATTATCTGGCGATCGCCCTGTGCCAGCTTGCCGGCATATCGGAACGACGGACGGAGCGGCTGCTGAATCCTGGTCTGAACGAGGGGCTTCCCGCATTTCTCGCATCGACCCCTGGGATCGAGTCCGGACTGATGATGGCCCAGGTAACCGCTGCGGCGTTGGTCGCAGAGTTGAGAGTCCTGGCCTCTCCCGCATCGACGGGGTCTATTCCTACGAGCGGTAATCAAGAGGACTTTGTCAGCATGGGCATGACTTCCGCGCTCAAACTGGAGCAGGCCGTGACGCTGGCCAGGATGGTTGTTGCGATAGAGTTGTTGGCAGCAACTCGCGCGCTGGACCTTCGTGGGGATACCTCGACGCCGGCACTCGAAGAAGCGCGTGCTCGCTTCCGCGCGCGTATTCCAGCGTGGCGTGAAGACTGCGTCCTCTCTGTCCGGATGGAAGAAGCGTCGAGTTTTTTGGCGGATGATGCACTGCATCACGTTGAAAGCGTTGAGTCCGTGGAGGCAATGTAG
- the argE gene encoding acetylornithine deacetylase, translating to MKTVVEHLENLIRIPSVSSLSNRPIVEYAARVLQGAHWDTRLMTYADAAGLEKVNLIAAPDGQDPEDPEADLVFMCHTDTVPYAADWTRALEPFVTDGLLYGCGACDVKGFLACLLTAISEVNPAELQRGLRLVLTADEEIGCLGAKRLIAAELIKPRRIVIGEPTSLHPARAGKGYCLAEITIVGEEAHSAHPQQGKSAIYGAARLITAIEELSTQFATKQNDFFTPGYTTINIGTVMGGTAKNVVPGQCKFQVEWRPLPGESSNSVLQSITSIAEQMKDADPTFRFEIKGLRQQAGFETAEDAHLVRAIEALTQRSATSIPFGSEASVFASVANEVVVFGPGDMRTAHSRRECVPLSELHEAVLCIKSLMQNV from the coding sequence ATGAAGACAGTCGTTGAGCACCTGGAAAACCTGATTCGTATTCCGTCAGTTTCCTCTCTTTCTAATCGTCCGATCGTGGAGTACGCGGCCCGGGTCCTGCAGGGGGCTCACTGGGACACTCGATTGATGACCTACGCAGACGCGGCGGGCCTGGAAAAAGTCAATCTGATCGCCGCTCCCGACGGACAAGACCCCGAAGATCCTGAAGCTGATCTGGTCTTCATGTGCCATACAGACACGGTTCCGTATGCGGCGGACTGGACGAGAGCTCTCGAACCGTTCGTTACTGATGGATTGCTTTACGGCTGCGGGGCCTGTGATGTGAAGGGATTCCTTGCCTGTCTCCTGACGGCCATCAGCGAAGTTAACCCAGCCGAGTTGCAGCGCGGATTGCGTTTAGTCTTGACGGCGGACGAGGAGATCGGCTGCCTGGGTGCCAAACGCTTGATTGCCGCCGAGCTCATCAAGCCAAGGCGCATCGTTATTGGCGAGCCCACTTCGTTGCACCCGGCGCGGGCAGGAAAGGGATACTGTCTAGCGGAGATCACCATTGTGGGAGAGGAAGCGCACAGTGCACATCCTCAGCAGGGCAAGTCGGCTATTTATGGTGCAGCTCGATTGATCACCGCAATTGAGGAACTTTCCACGCAATTCGCAACAAAGCAGAATGATTTCTTCACACCTGGGTATACCACGATCAATATTGGAACGGTCATGGGCGGTACGGCAAAGAATGTCGTTCCAGGGCAATGCAAGTTTCAAGTTGAATGGCGGCCTCTTCCAGGAGAGTCTTCCAATTCTGTTCTTCAATCGATCACGAGCATTGCTGAACAGATGAAAGATGCTGACCCAACTTTCCGGTTTGAGATTAAGGGATTGCGTCAACAAGCTGGTTTTGAGACCGCCGAAGACGCGCATCTCGTCCGAGCCATTGAAGCGCTCACTCAGAGATCGGCCACATCAATTCCATTCGGTTCTGAAGCTAGCGTATTCGCATCTGTTGCGAACGAGGTCGTGGTCTTTGGCCCTGGAGATATGCGGACCGCGCACAGCCGCCGAGAATGCGTCCCGTTGTCTGAGTTGCACGAAGCCGTCCTTTGTATCAAGTCGCTGATGCAAAACGTGTAG
- the hutU gene encoding urocanate hydratase, giving the protein MTEAYSPIRAPRGNTRTARGWIQEAAKRMLMNNLDPDVAEKPEELIVYGGRGKAARNWECYHKIVETLDRLENNQTLLVQSGKAVAVLETHRLAPRILIANSNLVPRWATWEEFDKLDAAGLMMYGQMTAGSWIYIGTQGILQGTYETFRGAAQRHFNDTLAGTITVTAGLGGMGGAQPLAIKLAGGVSICIEVDPARIRRRLETRYLDKTTNSLNEAIQLAQLAKRRREAVSIGLIGNAAELLPKMVQLGFTPDLVTDQTSAHDPMWGYLPSARADEDLNSLRTQDPKAYLERVQSSIAEHVQAILEMQRRGAVAFDYGNNLRAQAKLAGVSDAFSYPGFVPAFIRDSFCEGRGPFRWVALSGDPSDIAKTDQALLELFPEDRRLNEWLSFASTQIAFQGLPARICWLGYCERDRAGLLFNQMVRDGRLKAPIVIGRDHLDAGSVASPFRETEGMLDGSDAVSDWALLNFATGIASGAAWMSFHHGGGVGMGYSQHAGLVAVADGSDEADERLRLCLKNDPAMGVIRHADAGYEKALSTAKQRGLDLPSIP; this is encoded by the coding sequence GTGACAGAAGCCTATTCGCCAATCCGGGCTCCCCGCGGCAACACTAGAACGGCCCGTGGATGGATTCAAGAAGCAGCCAAACGGATGCTGATGAACAATCTTGATCCTGATGTAGCTGAAAAGCCTGAAGAGTTAATCGTTTATGGCGGACGAGGCAAGGCGGCGCGCAACTGGGAGTGCTATCACAAGATCGTTGAAACACTCGACCGGCTCGAGAACAACCAGACGCTGCTGGTGCAGTCCGGCAAAGCTGTCGCTGTGCTCGAGACACACAGGCTAGCGCCGCGGATCTTGATTGCAAACTCCAATCTGGTGCCGCGTTGGGCAACGTGGGAAGAGTTCGACAAGTTGGATGCCGCCGGGTTGATGATGTACGGCCAGATGACCGCGGGCTCGTGGATCTATATTGGCACCCAAGGGATTCTGCAGGGGACATACGAGACATTTCGAGGCGCGGCACAACGCCATTTCAACGATACGCTTGCAGGAACTATCACCGTCACCGCCGGCCTTGGCGGCATGGGAGGGGCGCAGCCCCTTGCTATCAAGCTCGCTGGCGGTGTCAGCATCTGTATCGAAGTCGATCCGGCCCGCATTCGGCGTCGCCTGGAGACGCGCTATCTCGACAAGACGACTAACTCTCTGAATGAAGCGATCCAGTTGGCCCAGCTGGCCAAGCGGCGACGCGAGGCGGTATCCATCGGTCTGATCGGCAATGCGGCGGAGTTGCTGCCGAAGATGGTTCAGCTTGGATTCACTCCTGACCTCGTCACGGACCAGACGAGCGCCCACGATCCGATGTGGGGCTATCTACCATCTGCTCGTGCGGACGAGGATCTGAACTCGCTGCGGACACAGGATCCGAAAGCGTACCTGGAGCGCGTGCAATCCTCGATTGCAGAGCATGTACAGGCAATTCTGGAGATGCAGCGGCGGGGCGCCGTTGCATTCGACTACGGAAATAACTTACGTGCACAAGCGAAACTTGCAGGTGTAAGCGATGCTTTTTCCTATCCAGGATTTGTCCCCGCCTTTATCCGCGATTCTTTTTGCGAGGGGCGTGGACCCTTCCGCTGGGTAGCGCTATCCGGTGATCCATCCGATATTGCAAAGACGGATCAGGCGCTGCTGGAGCTCTTCCCGGAAGATAGGCGTTTAAACGAATGGCTGAGCTTCGCATCGACTCAAATTGCCTTTCAAGGACTACCGGCACGCATTTGCTGGCTCGGCTATTGCGAACGCGATCGGGCTGGATTGCTCTTCAATCAGATGGTGCGTGACGGACGCTTGAAGGCGCCAATCGTGATTGGGCGAGATCATCTTGATGCAGGCTCTGTAGCCAGTCCATTCCGTGAGACAGAAGGAATGCTGGATGGTTCGGATGCAGTCTCCGATTGGGCATTGCTCAACTTCGCAACCGGAATTGCAAGTGGAGCGGCGTGGATGAGCTTTCATCATGGTGGGGGAGTTGGTATGGGATACAGCCAACACGCGGGATTGGTTGCAGTTGCCGACGGGAGCGATGAGGCTGACGAGCGCCTAAGGTTGTGCCTGAAGAATGACCCCGCAATGGGAGTCATCCGCCACGCCGACGCTGGATACGAAAAAGCCCTGAGCACGGCAAAACAACGTGGCCTGGACCTGCCGAGTATTCCATGA
- a CDS encoding Lrp/AsnC family transcriptional regulator, translating to MLPSSGIDLIDKKILQELNSDARIPFAELGRRVGLSPSAAAERVRQLESLELIRGYRAEINLQALGFSITAFVRLTCDGNHYRPFLKFLPTLDAVQECHHLTGGDAFLLKIVLSSVEQLEDLIEKLLPYGNPTTSMVLSTPLERKQDSRLLSNL from the coding sequence ATGCTTCCATCCAGCGGGATCGATCTCATCGACAAGAAAATACTCCAGGAACTCAACTCCGATGCACGCATCCCGTTCGCAGAGTTGGGCCGGCGAGTCGGTCTCTCTCCCTCTGCAGCTGCCGAACGCGTCCGCCAGCTTGAGAGCCTTGAACTCATCAGGGGCTACCGCGCAGAGATCAACCTTCAAGCGCTCGGATTCTCGATCACAGCATTTGTGCGGCTTACCTGCGACGGGAACCATTACAGACCCTTCCTCAAATTCCTGCCCACTCTCGACGCGGTACAGGAATGCCATCACCTGACCGGAGGCGATGCTTTCCTCCTGAAGATAGTCCTCTCTTCAGTCGAACAACTGGAAGACTTGATCGAGAAGCTGCTTCCGTATGGAAATCCGACGACCAGCATGGTGCTCTCCACGCCGCTGGAGCGGAAGCAGGATTCCCGACTTTTGAGCAACCTCTAG
- the hutI gene encoding imidazolonepropionase, producing MTADLLITGISQLVTAKGSGARHGLAMRDLHMMERAAIAICNGRIVWIGKERDWNGEALASVDVGNRAVVPGLIDPHTHAVWAGDRLDDFDARTSGETYEAILAAGGGIRRTIRATAAATKDELVSIAEPRIHALLRSGATTIEVKSGYGFTPAVEIAMLEVIQALDASIPARLLPTLLIHIPPVDTADRIGYIAEMCTELIPEVARRKLATAVDVFVEREAWHVDEAALLLQSAKQHGLAVKLHTEQFQRIGGLELGLRIGALSVDHLEACGPDQLAMLAASSTIATILPGVSLHLGIPAAPGRQLVDAGAAVAVGTDLNPGSSPLFSAATALALAARLNGLTAQEALVAGTVNAACALGLEDAGRLEMGLQADFLVLEGSDWRELVYTLGTNPVREVWIRGERLPA from the coding sequence ATGACCGCTGACCTGCTGATTACCGGAATCTCGCAACTCGTCACGGCTAAAGGGAGCGGTGCAAGGCATGGTCTGGCAATGCGCGATTTGCATATGATGGAACGCGCCGCAATCGCCATCTGCAACGGCCGGATCGTCTGGATAGGGAAGGAGCGCGACTGGAACGGTGAGGCTTTAGCATCGGTCGATGTAGGAAATCGTGCAGTGGTTCCTGGATTGATTGATCCGCATACCCATGCAGTATGGGCTGGTGACAGGCTGGATGACTTCGATGCGCGCACGTCGGGCGAGACCTACGAAGCAATCCTGGCAGCGGGTGGTGGGATACGAAGAACAATCCGCGCCACTGCTGCGGCTACAAAGGACGAATTGGTCTCGATTGCGGAACCACGCATTCATGCGCTGCTGCGATCCGGCGCAACCACCATTGAGGTGAAGTCCGGTTATGGCTTCACGCCTGCTGTCGAGATTGCAATGCTCGAAGTGATTCAGGCACTTGATGCATCAATACCCGCTCGCCTTTTGCCTACCTTACTGATACACATTCCCCCTGTAGACACTGCAGACCGTATCGGATATATCGCAGAGATGTGCACCGAGCTCATTCCTGAGGTTGCAAGGCGGAAGCTGGCTACAGCAGTCGACGTCTTCGTTGAAAGGGAAGCGTGGCATGTGGACGAGGCTGCATTGCTCCTGCAAAGTGCGAAGCAGCATGGCCTCGCGGTAAAGTTGCACACGGAGCAGTTTCAGCGGATCGGAGGGTTAGAGCTTGGTCTGCGGATCGGCGCGTTGAGTGTCGATCATCTTGAAGCGTGCGGTCCTGATCAGCTTGCTATGCTCGCAGCCAGTTCTACAATAGCGACGATCCTTCCCGGGGTCTCTCTACATCTCGGGATACCCGCGGCACCAGGGAGGCAGTTGGTGGATGCAGGCGCGGCGGTCGCGGTTGGGACTGACCTGAACCCTGGATCGAGTCCGCTATTCTCTGCTGCAACAGCTCTTGCCCTCGCGGCGCGTTTAAATGGCCTGACAGCACAGGAGGCTCTGGTTGCCGGTACAGTAAACGCTGCTTGTGCTCTCGGACTCGAGGACGCCGGCCGGCTTGAGATGGGATTGCAGGCCGACTTTCTGGTGTTGGAGGGAAGCGACTGGCGGGAGCTGGTCTACACCCTCGGGACCAATCCTGTGCGTGAAGTGTGGATTCGTGGAGAAAGGCTCCCGGCATGA
- a CDS encoding formimidoylglutamate deiminase — MNTLYLPRLLYSGGTFISNRGLLVNETGQIVKLAAHADSPVDKVIELRGKALMPGFVNAHSHSFQRLIRGKSESRIVSGKDFWSWRGTMYHAAAQLNPQEIYDVARMAFLEMVLAGTTTVGEFHYLHTSADGRPYDDPNLLSKQVIAAAQSVGLRVVLLRTAYLRSGYELPRDPGQARFFESTHDFLLNMDALVEGFPANAAEVRFGVAPHSVRAVPLPDLEEIAAWSRSRKLPLHMHVAEQIAENTACVREYGYTPVELLSRNRILGPDFTAVHSIHISSSEIEMLSQAEATVCSCPTTERNLGDGVIASDLVMRAGIRVALGSDSQAQIDPLEDARELDYHLRLRDQERAILDQIEEETLASRLFACATVNGARALSVPTGEFTSGSFADCFTVDLDDLSIAGHSSDDLLPMTVFSLNRSAIRDVIVNGRFIVRDQQHPLQNEIVARYNEIHGKVWQNNAPESAGR, encoded by the coding sequence ATGAATACCCTTTACCTTCCGCGGTTGCTCTATTCCGGCGGTACATTCATCTCGAATAGAGGACTTCTGGTAAATGAAACCGGTCAGATCGTAAAACTGGCCGCACACGCGGACAGCCCTGTCGACAAGGTGATTGAGCTGCGCGGTAAAGCGCTCATGCCAGGCTTCGTCAATGCTCACTCTCACTCCTTTCAGCGCCTCATCCGAGGCAAGTCCGAATCGAGGATAGTGAGTGGAAAGGATTTCTGGAGCTGGCGGGGGACGATGTACCACGCTGCAGCTCAACTGAACCCTCAGGAAATCTACGATGTGGCAAGGATGGCTTTTCTTGAGATGGTGCTTGCCGGGACTACAACAGTTGGGGAGTTTCACTACCTCCATACCAGCGCAGACGGCCGCCCGTATGACGACCCCAATCTACTCAGTAAACAGGTAATCGCGGCGGCACAATCAGTAGGATTGCGAGTCGTTCTACTTCGGACCGCATATCTGAGGTCGGGATACGAGCTGCCTCGTGATCCAGGCCAAGCGCGATTCTTTGAGTCAACCCACGACTTTCTGCTCAACATGGACGCTCTCGTGGAAGGGTTTCCGGCGAACGCAGCGGAGGTTCGTTTTGGTGTTGCTCCTCACAGCGTTCGCGCTGTGCCATTGCCAGATCTGGAGGAGATTGCAGCGTGGAGCCGATCGAGAAAGCTTCCTCTGCATATGCATGTGGCAGAACAGATTGCGGAGAATACGGCATGTGTCCGCGAATACGGCTACACTCCGGTGGAACTCCTAAGCCGGAACCGCATCCTCGGTCCCGACTTTACCGCAGTGCATTCGATTCACATTAGCTCCAGTGAGATTGAGATGCTCTCTCAAGCCGAAGCCACCGTCTGCTCCTGTCCCACGACCGAACGCAATCTCGGAGATGGTGTGATTGCTTCCGACCTCGTGATGAGAGCAGGCATTCGCGTAGCGCTCGGATCGGATAGCCAGGCGCAGATCGACCCGCTCGAGGACGCACGTGAGCTTGACTATCATCTACGGCTCCGCGATCAGGAGCGCGCAATCCTGGATCAGATAGAAGAAGAGACTCTCGCTTCGCGTCTCTTCGCATGTGCAACGGTGAACGGTGCTCGCGCGCTCTCTGTCCCGACGGGTGAGTTTACATCGGGCTCATTCGCGGATTGTTTTACGGTCGATCTCGACGATCTATCGATAGCCGGGCACTCCTCTGATGACCTGTTGCCCATGACCGTGTTCTCTCTCAATCGGTCAGCGATTCGGGACGTGATCGTGAATGGCAGGTTCATCGTTCGCGATCAACAGCATCCACTGCAGAACGAAATTGTTGCTCGTTATAACGAGATTCATGGGAAGGTGTGGCAGAACAACGCTCCTGAAAGTGCGGGCCGATGA